A DNA window from Candidatus Brocadia sp. contains the following coding sequences:
- the lipB gene encoding lipoyl(octanoyl) transferase LipB: protein MDIVEYGEAWEFQKTLLEARSSGKIEDCLVLLQHPPTFTFGRRYKEANLIDNKEYYESNGFAVYKTDRGGLATYHGPGQIVGYPIINMGAYTKDYYQYLRMLEEVMIRALSDFNIVAKRNEGYTGVWVKKAKIGFIGVRIAVGYTMHGFSLNVNNDFSPFNFITPCGIQGMRVTSIQELLNESTKIEEVYNKLAHHYANVFQVQMMPIQMKVMTQRIQFVEDPCKYTNKVEGDNS, encoded by the coding sequence CTGGATATAGTGGAGTATGGTGAGGCCTGGGAGTTTCAAAAGACGTTACTGGAAGCAAGGAGTTCTGGCAAGATAGAGGATTGTCTTGTCTTGCTTCAGCACCCACCGACCTTTACCTTCGGACGCAGATATAAAGAAGCTAACTTGATAGATAATAAGGAATATTACGAGAGCAATGGTTTTGCCGTGTATAAAACCGATCGGGGCGGATTGGCTACCTATCATGGCCCAGGCCAGATAGTTGGCTATCCTATAATAAATATGGGTGCTTATACAAAGGATTATTATCAATATCTGCGGATGCTGGAAGAAGTAATGATAAGGGCATTATCTGACTTTAATATTGTGGCCAAACGAAATGAGGGATACACAGGGGTTTGGGTAAAGAAGGCAAAGATCGGGTTTATTGGTGTTCGGATTGCGGTGGGTTACACTATGCATGGTTTTTCTCTCAATGTAAACAATGATTTTTCGCCTTTCAATTTTATTACTCCTTGTGGAATTCAGGGGATGAGGGTTACTTCTATACAGGAATTATTAAACGAGAGCACAAAAATTGAAGAGGTCTATAATAAACTTGCGCATCACTATGCGAATGTATTTCAAGTACAGATGATGCCTATTCAAATGAAGGTGATGACTCAGAGGATTCAGTTTGTGGAAGATCCATGTAAATATACAAATAAAGTTGAAGGTGACAATTCATAA
- a CDS encoding 2-oxo acid dehydrogenase subunit E2 yields MSVNVIMPQMGESVAEGTITKWLVHEGDRVEKEQPIVEISTDKIDTEVPSPITGILKKILYPEGKTIPVQTVIAQIETVEGKEGAIVSPEKPEVVKERETEAVVKPTEKFVETEEGEKRYSPLVRRLAKEYNVNLDEVKGTGEGGRVTKKDIMDYVASKAGIVTPPAEAEKKVLERETLLPFSPKRKITADRMVQSKLTAAHVTTVFEVDMTKVAKYRELNQDAMKREGIHLTYLPFITLATTRSLKEHPIVNASWTDEGIIQKNYINIGIAVSLEDGLIVPVIRDADKMNLLQLAQNIQDIALRARTKKLKPEEVQGGTFTITNYGLNGSLLGTPIILLPQAAILGVGAVIKRPVVVDDAIAIRSMMYLSLSFDHRVMDGANADMFLRKIKDILEGWEVSIHEAKRTAPPTGYSGVW; encoded by the coding sequence ATGTCTGTTAATGTGATTATGCCACAGATGGGTGAGAGTGTAGCGGAAGGGACCATTACCAAATGGCTCGTGCACGAAGGGGATAGAGTTGAAAAGGAACAACCTATTGTTGAAATCAGTACAGACAAGATCGACACAGAGGTGCCGTCACCGATTACTGGCATTCTGAAAAAGATCCTCTATCCCGAAGGTAAGACCATTCCTGTGCAGACAGTGATTGCTCAAATTGAAACCGTTGAAGGAAAAGAAGGTGCAATCGTATCTCCAGAAAAACCCGAAGTTGTAAAGGAAAGAGAAACTGAAGCGGTTGTAAAGCCAACCGAGAAGTTTGTGGAAACGGAAGAAGGAGAAAAAAGGTATTCCCCTCTGGTAAGAAGATTGGCTAAAGAATATAACGTTAATTTAGATGAAGTAAAGGGTACTGGTGAAGGGGGGAGGGTTACGAAAAAGGACATTATGGATTACGTGGCCTCAAAAGCGGGTATTGTTACACCACCGGCAGAGGCCGAAAAGAAGGTTTTGGAGAGAGAAACTCTCCTCCCCTTTAGTCCAAAAAGAAAAATTACCGCTGATAGGATGGTACAGAGTAAGCTGACAGCCGCCCATGTGACAACCGTATTTGAGGTTGATATGACAAAGGTTGCAAAGTATCGCGAGCTAAATCAGGATGCTATGAAGAGAGAGGGTATCCACCTTACCTATCTTCCATTTATAACCCTTGCTACAACTCGTTCCCTTAAAGAGCATCCCATAGTGAACGCCTCATGGACGGATGAAGGCATCATTCAGAAAAACTATATTAACATCGGGATTGCAGTATCCCTTGAAGATGGATTGATCGTTCCGGTAATAAGGGATGCGGACAAAATGAACTTGTTGCAATTAGCCCAGAATATCCAGGATATTGCCTTGCGTGCACGTACAAAAAAATTAAAACCGGAAGAAGTTCAGGGGGGTACGTTTACTATCACAAATTATGGCCTCAATGGTAGCCTATTGGGAACACCCATTATACTGCTACCGCAGGCGGCGATATTGGGTGTGGGGGCTGTTATCAAAAGACCGGTTGTAGTAGATGATGCAATTGCAATTCGATCCATGATGTATCTCAGCCTTTCCTTTGATCATCGGGTTATGGATGGGGCCAATGCCGATATGTTTCTTCGTAAAATAAAAGATATTCTGGAAGGATGGGAGGTTTCAATACATGAGGCGAAGAGGACTGCTCCTCCAACTGGATATAGTGGAGTATGGTGA
- a CDS encoding alpha-ketoacid dehydrogenase subunit beta, which produces MKEVTYLEAIKEAMDEEMSRDPSVFVLGEDVGVYGGAFRATEGFYEKYGEWRVLDTPLSESGFTGAAIGAALVGMRPIVEMQFADFISCAFDQLVNVAAKNHYRWGAATPIVVRAPYGGNIHGGAYHSQCIEGFFFNVPGLKIVAPSTAYDAKGLLKAAIRDNDPVIYCEHKYLYRRIKDSIPEEDYIVPIGKARIALEGKDISIITYGAMVHTALEAAQALNEYGVSCEIVDLRTILPLDKKSIFTTVKKTNKVLVLHEQTKTGGVGAEVSALISEYCFDHLDGPIIRVAAPDTPVPYSAQMEEAFIPQPKNVISAVEKLMRY; this is translated from the coding sequence ATGAAAGAGGTTACCTATCTTGAGGCGATTAAAGAGGCGATGGACGAAGAAATGTCACGTGATCCCAGCGTATTTGTTTTGGGTGAAGACGTTGGGGTTTATGGAGGTGCGTTTCGTGCAACGGAAGGGTTTTATGAAAAGTACGGAGAGTGGCGCGTCCTGGATACTCCTTTATCCGAATCCGGCTTTACAGGCGCCGCTATTGGTGCAGCGCTTGTTGGTATGCGTCCCATTGTGGAGATGCAGTTTGCTGATTTTATCTCCTGTGCGTTTGATCAGCTGGTGAATGTGGCTGCAAAGAATCATTACCGGTGGGGGGCGGCTACTCCCATCGTTGTGCGTGCCCCATACGGTGGAAATATACATGGCGGGGCATACCACTCACAGTGTATTGAGGGATTCTTTTTTAATGTGCCAGGATTAAAAATCGTTGCACCTTCTACGGCTTACGATGCCAAGGGTTTATTAAAGGCGGCCATTCGTGATAATGACCCGGTCATTTATTGCGAACATAAATATCTTTACAGACGCATTAAAGATTCCATTCCTGAAGAAGATTATATTGTCCCCATAGGAAAGGCCCGAATTGCTTTGGAAGGCAAGGATATATCAATTATTACGTACGGTGCAATGGTTCACACTGCCCTTGAGGCGGCACAGGCACTGAATGAATATGGAGTCTCCTGCGAAATTGTTGACTTGAGAACCATCCTGCCATTGGACAAAAAATCAATCTTTACTACCGTAAAAAAGACAAACAAAGTTCTTGTCTTGCATGAACAGACCAAAACGGGTGGCGTAGGGGCAGAGGTCTCTGCCTTAATCAGTGAATATTGCTTTGACCATCTGGATGGACCCATTATCCGTGTTGCTGCCCCTGATACTCCGGTACCCTATAGTGCGCAAATGGAGGAAGCCTTTATTCCACAGCCGAAGAATGTCATTTCTGCAGTAGAAAAATTAATGCGTTATTAA
- a CDS encoding NAD(P)H-hydrate epimerase, whose amino-acid sequence MEKSLTREEMRELDRKAIEEYKIPSIVLMENAGRNVAEEVLKLIQNPQKTKVAVLCGKGNNGGDGFVVARHLYNHCIPLDVFLVARISDILKGGDAGINLQILVNMKIPVREVLDITGVTNALKELGSYDIIVDALFGTGLSGEVREPFKALVEGINNLNKPIVSVDTPSGLDCNNGNILGTAMKATKTVTFAARKRGFSLGDGPAYTGEVIVTDISIPKELLL is encoded by the coding sequence ATGGAAAAGTCATTAACCCGTGAAGAGATGCGGGAGTTGGATAGAAAGGCTATTGAAGAATACAAGATTCCGAGCATTGTTCTTATGGAAAATGCAGGCAGGAACGTGGCTGAAGAAGTTTTGAAATTAATACAGAATCCACAAAAAACAAAAGTGGCAGTTTTATGTGGAAAAGGGAATAACGGCGGTGATGGGTTTGTCGTAGCACGACACCTTTACAATCATTGCATTCCATTGGATGTCTTTCTTGTTGCACGGATTTCTGATATTTTAAAAGGCGGAGATGCGGGTATAAACCTACAAATACTCGTAAATATGAAAATCCCCGTTAGAGAAGTACTTGATATCACAGGAGTAACCAATGCCTTAAAAGAATTAGGTAGTTATGACATCATCGTCGATGCATTGTTTGGGACAGGACTTTCGGGGGAGGTACGAGAACCGTTTAAAGCACTCGTTGAGGGCATTAATAACCTAAATAAACCCATTGTATCTGTGGACACACCGTCTGGTCTCGACTGCAATAACGGCAACATTTTGGGTACTGCCATGAAGGCTACAAAAACCGTAACATTTGCAGCAAGGAAAAGGGGGTTTTCTCTGGGAGATGGACCAGCATATACGGGAGAGGTTATCGTAACCGATATCAGCATCCCTAAGGAATTGTTACTGTAA
- a CDS encoding sensor domain-containing diguanylate cyclase, with protein MNDGDLYRSLLDSLSDGIYVVDQGRVITYGNKGAETLTGYKNSEVVGQCCRGNILMFVDEQGRDVCEKECMAVESIADGRSRSMEVYVRHKDGYRMPVLVRTSPVRNLNGQIIGAVEELCDNSSKVEFVHKIEELEKCALLDPLTGLMKRRGLEMNLRSVFSVMQRHGWSYGIFFVDIDEFKRINDVYGYDIGNNVLKMVSKTLSNSVRASDMVGRWSGEEFMVIATNASEDHLYKIANKIRILVEQSGFSVGADRVHVTVSVCATMVQPNDSVDTLLKRINRLMEQCKVSGKNCVSVKPDG; from the coding sequence ATGAACGACGGTGATTTATACAGAAGTTTGTTGGATAGCCTCTCTGATGGAATATATGTTGTCGATCAGGGTAGGGTAATTACTTACGGTAATAAAGGTGCAGAGACTCTTACCGGTTATAAGAACTCCGAGGTGGTGGGGCAGTGTTGTAGAGGGAATATTCTGATGTTTGTGGATGAGCAGGGGAGGGACGTCTGTGAGAAAGAATGCATGGCTGTAGAATCAATCGCTGACGGGCGCTCACGGAGTATGGAGGTGTATGTCCGGCATAAAGATGGCTATCGGATGCCTGTGTTAGTGCGCACGTCACCGGTCAGGAATTTAAACGGGCAGATTATTGGTGCAGTTGAGGAACTTTGCGATAATTCTTCGAAGGTTGAGTTTGTTCATAAGATTGAGGAACTTGAAAAGTGTGCCTTACTTGACCCCCTTACAGGATTAATGAAAAGACGTGGATTGGAAATGAACTTGCGGTCTGTGTTTAGTGTGATGCAGAGACATGGTTGGTCGTATGGGATTTTTTTCGTGGATATCGATGAATTTAAAAGAATAAATGACGTATATGGGTATGATATCGGGAACAACGTGTTAAAGATGGTCAGCAAAACACTGTCAAATAGTGTAAGAGCATCAGATATGGTAGGTCGATGGAGTGGTGAGGAATTTATGGTAATTGCTACCAATGCCAGTGAAGACCATCTGTATAAAATTGCAAATAAGATACGTATTTTAGTAGAGCAATCAGGTTTTTCCGTTGGAGCTGATCGTGTTCATGTTACAGTTTCTGTTTGTGCGACCATGGTACAACCAAATGATTCTGTGGATACTTTGCTTAAAAGAATAAACCGTTTAATGGAGCAATGTAAGGTTTCTGGCAAGAATTGTGTATCGGTAAAGCCGGATGGATAA
- the lipA gene encoding lipoyl synthase: protein MRPNWLRVKLPAGRNYHEIKGVLREKRLHTVCEEAICPNIGECFEKRTATFLILGDTCTRQCGFCAVKKGSPSGTDRSEPRRIAEAVKQIELKYIVLTSVTRDDLPDGGASAYAKTIKCIREQVKDCRIEVLIPDFGGVSIALETVINARPDVLNHNIETVPHLYPQVRPMASYVRSLELLKNAREKNPFLTVKSGLMVGLGEKWDEIINTMHDIRNTGCNMLTIGQYLSPKRNALAIRRFYTPDEFELLKLEGERLGFYHIESGPLVRSSYHAKMQSNNIFAE, encoded by the coding sequence ATGCGTCCAAATTGGCTAAGGGTAAAGTTACCAGCAGGAAGAAATTACCATGAGATAAAAGGTGTTCTGCGGGAGAAACGGCTTCACACGGTATGCGAAGAGGCAATCTGTCCAAATATCGGAGAATGTTTTGAAAAACGGACCGCGACATTTTTAATACTTGGTGACACCTGTACCAGACAGTGTGGATTTTGTGCTGTGAAGAAGGGCAGCCCTTCCGGGACAGATAGGAGCGAACCCCGTCGGATCGCCGAGGCCGTTAAACAGATAGAATTAAAATACATCGTACTTACCTCTGTAACAAGGGACGACCTTCCCGATGGCGGTGCATCAGCCTATGCAAAAACAATCAAATGTATCCGGGAACAAGTAAAAGATTGCAGAATAGAAGTATTGATACCTGATTTTGGCGGGGTTTCAATAGCATTGGAAACAGTGATCAATGCCAGACCAGACGTATTAAATCACAATATAGAAACGGTACCTCACCTTTATCCACAAGTGAGACCTATGGCCAGTTATGTACGTTCCCTGGAATTGTTAAAGAATGCACGTGAGAAAAATCCTTTTTTAACAGTAAAATCAGGACTCATGGTAGGTTTGGGTGAGAAATGGGATGAAATAATCAATACCATGCATGATATAAGGAATACAGGATGCAATATGCTTACTATTGGACAGTATCTGAGCCCAAAGAGGAATGCATTGGCGATTCGGCGTTTTTATACCCCCGATGAGTTTGAATTGTTAAAGTTAGAAGGGGAGAGATTAGGATTTTATCACATAGAATCAGGACCACTTGTGCGAAGTTCCTATCATGCAAAGATGCAATCAAATAACATTTTTGCTGAATAA
- a CDS encoding thiamine pyrophosphate-dependent dehydrogenase E1 component subunit alpha, which produces MDIKREDLLQLYYYLKLTRRLEDRVTSLYHQGKILGGAWTSNGTEAVSVGYGYALEKNDIAAPYFRDMGAFLVRGISAKRIMAQYLGKKTGVTGGKEGNVHIGDLNFGVFAFPSHLADNYPVGTGAALAFKMRGEKRVVAACTGDGGTSRGDFHEGMNFAAVRKLPIVFICNNNQYAYTTPLRLQMAIKDVAERALAYGIPSKIVDGNNIVEVYTAAKEAYEIARNGGGPTFIECKTMRMHGHSEHDSAKYVPKELLEEWKKKDPISNMEKYLLENTIDGKDELEGIDSRVKKEIEEAEAFAEESPYPTPEDGLKGVYATPGEEM; this is translated from the coding sequence ATGGATATTAAGCGAGAAGATTTATTGCAATTGTATTATTATCTCAAATTAACAAGAAGACTGGAAGACAGGGTGACATCGCTTTATCATCAGGGAAAGATATTAGGGGGGGCGTGGACAAGTAACGGTACGGAAGCTGTTTCTGTAGGGTATGGTTATGCCCTTGAAAAGAACGATATTGCAGCACCATATTTCAGAGATATGGGGGCCTTCTTAGTTCGGGGGATTTCTGCAAAACGTATTATGGCGCAGTATTTGGGAAAAAAGACAGGTGTTACCGGCGGTAAGGAAGGAAATGTCCATATTGGGGATTTGAACTTTGGTGTCTTTGCTTTCCCCAGCCATCTGGCAGATAATTATCCCGTGGGAACAGGCGCTGCCCTTGCCTTTAAAATGCGAGGTGAAAAGAGGGTCGTAGCTGCATGTACAGGAGATGGTGGGACGAGCCGCGGTGATTTCCACGAAGGAATGAATTTCGCTGCTGTAAGAAAATTACCCATTGTCTTTATCTGCAACAACAACCAGTATGCTTATACTACTCCGTTAAGATTGCAGATGGCCATTAAAGATGTCGCTGAGCGTGCCCTGGCTTATGGCATACCCAGCAAGATTGTTGACGGAAACAATATCGTGGAAGTTTATACGGCTGCAAAGGAGGCGTATGAGATTGCCAGGAATGGTGGTGGGCCCACATTTATAGAATGTAAGACCATGAGGATGCATGGCCATTCAGAGCATGACAGCGCCAAATATGTTCCGAAAGAACTCCTGGAAGAATGGAAGAAAAAAGATCCCATATCAAATATGGAAAAATATTTGTTGGAAAATACTATTGACGGAAAAGATGAATTGGAAGGTATCGATTCGCGTGTAAAAAAAGAGATAGAAGAGGCAGAGGCATTTGCAGAAGAAAGCCCGTATCCCACCCCGGAAGATGGTTTGAAGGGTGTTTACGCAACACCCGGAGAAGAGATGTAA